Proteins from a genomic interval of Maniola hyperantus chromosome 1, iAphHyp1.2, whole genome shotgun sequence:
- the LOC117986607 gene encoding uncharacterized protein isoform X2 has protein sequence MELLNLIILLCCTTICLASHHSHHTHVIPVEGYETELENLGEHVEYPETPVKVIKITKTIAVKVPVPYPVKIVEKVPYPVHVNKPYPVPVPQIIKVPVAHHPHGHEALDVDHSNQFQERQHNGNSYQVQEHPHGSQQETFDGSVNQSYEGGNHGNSYSAPNVGEYSGEGSPGQYSQQAQDFQGSADDLDGHNSFESKSYDLAIQNYLNNLKPSKGNYAGQEGGYH, from the exons ATGGAACTACTG aacttaataatattactcTGCTGCACTACCATTTGTTTGGCGTCACATCACTCACATCATACTCACGTGATACCGGTTGAGGGCTATGAAACGGAACTCGAGAATCTCGGCGAGCACGTCGAATACCCAGAAACTCCAGTTAAAGTTATCAAGATTACTAAGACGATAGCAGTCAAAGTGCCGGTCCCATACCCGGTGAAGATCGTCGAGAAAGTTCCATATCCTGTACATGTCAACAAACCTTACCCAGTGCCGGTGCCACAAATCATTAAAGTTCCCGTCGCGCACCACCCTCACGGGCACGAGGCCCTCGACGTCGACCATAGCAATCAATTCCAGGAGCGGCAACATAACGGGAACTCCTACCAAGTGCAAGAGCATCCGCATGGATCACAACAGGAAACATTCGATGGATCAGTGAATCAGTCCTATGAGGGAGGAAATCATGGTAACAGCTACAGTGCCCCTAATGTCGGAGAGTATTCCGGGGAAGGTTCACCTGGCCAATATAGCCAGCAGGCTCAAGACTTTCAAGGATCGGCGGACGATCTAGATGGGCATAATTCTTTTGAATCCAAAAGTTACGACTTAGCTATCCAAAACTATTTGAACAATTTAAAGCCTTCAAAAGGAAATTATGCAGGTCAAGAAGGAGGCTATCATTAA
- the LOC117986607 gene encoding uncharacterized protein isoform X1, which produces MNLQPSLIVLLLLQNLIILLCCTTICLASHHSHHTHVIPVEGYETELENLGEHVEYPETPVKVIKITKTIAVKVPVPYPVKIVEKVPYPVHVNKPYPVPVPQIIKVPVAHHPHGHEALDVDHSNQFQERQHNGNSYQVQEHPHGSQQETFDGSVNQSYEGGNHGNSYSAPNVGEYSGEGSPGQYSQQAQDFQGSADDLDGHNSFESKSYDLAIQNYLNNLKPSKGNYAGQEGGYH; this is translated from the coding sequence ATGAACCTTCAACCATCACTCATTGTTTTACTTTTGTTACAGaacttaataatattactcTGCTGCACTACCATTTGTTTGGCGTCACATCACTCACATCATACTCACGTGATACCGGTTGAGGGCTATGAAACGGAACTCGAGAATCTCGGCGAGCACGTCGAATACCCAGAAACTCCAGTTAAAGTTATCAAGATTACTAAGACGATAGCAGTCAAAGTGCCGGTCCCATACCCGGTGAAGATCGTCGAGAAAGTTCCATATCCTGTACATGTCAACAAACCTTACCCAGTGCCGGTGCCACAAATCATTAAAGTTCCCGTCGCGCACCACCCTCACGGGCACGAGGCCCTCGACGTCGACCATAGCAATCAATTCCAGGAGCGGCAACATAACGGGAACTCCTACCAAGTGCAAGAGCATCCGCATGGATCACAACAGGAAACATTCGATGGATCAGTGAATCAGTCCTATGAGGGAGGAAATCATGGTAACAGCTACAGTGCCCCTAATGTCGGAGAGTATTCCGGGGAAGGTTCACCTGGCCAATATAGCCAGCAGGCTCAAGACTTTCAAGGATCGGCGGACGATCTAGATGGGCATAATTCTTTTGAATCCAAAAGTTACGACTTAGCTATCCAAAACTATTTGAACAATTTAAAGCCTTCAAAAGGAAATTATGCAGGTCAAGAAGGAGGCTATCATTAA